One window of Myripristis murdjan chromosome 8, fMyrMur1.1, whole genome shotgun sequence genomic DNA carries:
- the aoc2 gene encoding retina-specific copper amine oxidase, with protein MNSLLKWALILFVLISVILNIVLISVYSGRAPKCSSQHLHPLQGKHDERSQVFADLSRDEYLQVQQYMLKQKDLDISTLQTTKPSQNFLFLIDLSLPKKADVLGYLDGKSSKPVREATAVVFHGTKGHIKEYVVGPLPNPVYHRDVTMEKYKKELPINARILPLIEYVLLFSFVEKEVFSKLVKLKKESFDIGQDNNLKAFYQMPPGVKSGDRKTWISFFRDLSGMYIHPVGFEVLVNHESVNTYDWRVERLLYNGQYFDTVEELKQKYDSGSVKKIVFKESRNYGSLKPQRKPLQLSPQQFYAEGKRFSVKNNHILYLDWSFAFGLSSLTGMRVFDVRFKGERIAYELSVQEAMSVYGSVTAGMILTKFLDSSMGIGRFAHELTRGVDCPYDATYIDTYRYIDMEAPTRYRNSICVFEHNMGQPLRRHFADFFHNSYGGMVNSALVFRTITAIGNYDYIWDFIFYQSGSVEAKVHASGYISSSYLVNGSLQFGHQVAENVLGNIHTHFINFKVDLDVLGVKNVFQTKDMEFVNMSLPWMPEHYAMIPQLVEKQLQTEKEAALCYDKKTPRYLHIASNQTNRWGHQRSYRLQVVSFAGEHLPESQPEERAMSWARYKVAITKHKDTEQTSSSLYSQNDIWSPAVDFSSFIEDNESIEDEDLVAWVTTGFLHIPHAEDIPNTVTVGNGGGVILRPHNYFDEDPSIQSADSVYISPGSEYSCENNRMACLAQDICSPVFEPFTYNSFEGVMKFDE; from the exons ATGAACTCTCTACTGAAATGGGCGCTGATCCTCTTTGTCCTCATCTCCGTCATCCTCAACATCGTGCTGATCAGCGTCTACTCTGGCAGGGCGCCCAAATGCTCCAGCCAGCATCTCCATCCCTTGCAGGGGAAACACGACGAGCGCAGCCAGGTGTTCGCCGACCTCAGCCGGGATGAGTACTTGCAGGTCCAACAGTACATGCTCAAGCAGAAGGACCTGGATATCTCTACGCTCCAGACCACCAAGCCTTCGCAGAATTTCTTATTCCTGATAGATCTGTCTCTGCCCAAGAAAGCGGACGTGCTGGGTTACTTGGACGGAAAGAGCTCCAAGCCAGTGAGAGAGGCGACAGCGGTGGTGTTTCACGGCACCAAGGGCCACATCAAGGAGTACGTAGTGGGACCTCTGCCAAACCCGGTTTACCACAGGGATGTCACCATGGAGAAGTACAAGAAAGAGCTGCCCATCAATGCGCGTATACTCCCCCTCATTGAATATGTTTTGCTATTTAGCTTCgttgaaaaagaggtgttctccAAACTCGTAAAGCTCAAGAAGGAGAGCTTTGATATAGGTCAGGACAACAACCTGAAGGCATTTTATCAGATGCCACCTGGAGTCAAGTCTGGTGACAGAAAAACCTGGATATCTTTTTTCAGAGATTTAAGTGGTATGTACATCCACCCAGTTGGCTTCGAGGTGCTGGTCAACCATGAGAGCGTAAACACATATGACTGGAGAGTGGAGCGGCTACTTTATAACGGCCAGTACTTTGATACAGTTGAGGAACTTAAACAGAAATATGATTCAGGCTCCGTGAAGAAAATCGTGTTCAAGGAAAGTCGCAACTACGGTAGCCTGAAACCACAGCGCAAACCGCTGCAGCTCAGCCCGCAGCAGTTTTACGCAGAGGGAAAGCGCTTCAGCGTCAAGAATAACCACATCCTGTACCTGGACTGGAGCTTCGCCTTTGGCCTGAGCTCCCTCACGGGCATGAGGGTGTTCGATGTGCGCTTCAAAGGTGAGCGGATCGCATATGAGCTCAGCGTCCAGGAAGCCATGTCGGTGTACGGCTCAGTGACAGCGGGCATGATTCTGACCAAGTTCTTGGACTCCAGCATGGGCATTGGCCGCTTTGCTCATGAACTGACCCGTGGGGTGGATTGTCCCTACGATGCCACCTACATCGACACGTACCGCTACATCGACATGGAAGCCCCGACCAGGTACAGAAACTCCATCTGCGTCTTTGAGCACAACATGGGTCAACCTCTGCGCAGGCACTTCGCTGACTTCTTCCACAACAGCTACGGAGGGATGGTGAACAGTGCCCTGGTGTTCAGGACCATCACGGCCATAGGAAACTACGACTACATTTGGGATTTCATCTTCTACCAGAGCGGCTCCGTGGAGGCCAAGGTGCATGCCTCCGGCTACATCTCCTCCTCCTACCTGGTGAATGGCAGCCTGCAATTTGGCCACCAAGTGGCTGAAAATGTCCTGGGCAACATCCACACCCATTTCATCAATTTCAAAGTGGACCTGGATGTGCTGG GAGTGAAGAACGTATTCCAGACCAAAGACATGGAGTTTGTCAACATGTCACTGCCCTGGATGCCTGAGCATTACGCCATGATCCCTCAGCTGGTGGAAAAACAGCTTCAAACAGAAAAG GAGGCAGCTCTGTGTTACGACAAAAAGACTCCTCGCTACCTGCACATCGCCAGCAACCAGACGAACCGCTGGGGTCACCAGCGCTCCTACCGGCTCCAAGTGGTCAGCTTTGCCGGTGAACACCTGCCAGAGAGTCAGCCTGAGGAGAGGGCCATGTCCTGGGCCAG GTATAAGGTGGCCATCACTAAGCATAAGGACACAGAGCAGACCAGCAGCAGTCTTTACAGTCAAAACGACATCTGGAGTCCAGCTGTGGACTTCAGCAGCTTCATTGAGGACAATGAAAGCATCgaagatgag GACTTGGTTGCCTGGGTGACCACCGGCTTCCTCCACATCCCGCATGCCGAGGATATCCCCAACACAGTAACTGTGGGCAACGGGGGCGGGGTCATCCTGCGGCCCCACAACTACTTTGACGAGGACCCATCCATCCAGTCTGCTGACTCAGTGTACATCAGCCCGGGTTCCGAGTATAGCTGCGAAAACAACAGGATGGCCTGCCTTGCTCAAGACATCTGCAGCCCCGTGTTCGAACCTTTCACCTACAACAGCTTCGAAGGAGTCATGAAGTTTGATGAGTGA
- the LOC115363044 gene encoding primary amine oxidase, liver isozyme-like, giving the protein MDSKRIYTVLQYLLVVIAVASLIGNCVLIWLNTERTPKCPSQSVNPIPPARHNERSDVFADFSMEEFLKVRDYVSKIPGMNISIDPFSPPSTDYLYLIDLSLPKKGDILHYLDANGPKPVREATAVVFHGTTGNIKEYVVGPLPNPMYHRDVTFERYKTEIPLTASPLRLWDYIALDLFIRSALIPVRRLLNESFGPHVTSDPTFYNGLPSGVKSGERQTWISICRKVEGSYIHQVGFEMLIDHRSTAVLRWRVIKVVYNGQYFNSIQDLKKQYEAGTVSKIIFKPVQNHASLKPKEKPTGMGPQQFYTQGKRYSVKNNHVIYLDWSFAFGLSPLAGMRVFDVRFRGERIIYELSVQEAMSVYGSATPNLMLTKFLDASIGIGRFAYELVRGVDCPYLATYIDTFHFLDTGIPRLLRNSICVFEHDMGRPLRRHFSESNFLTYGGVANSALVFRTITSIGNYDYTWDFIFYQSGSVEAKVYATGYIVSSFTVNGSFLYGHQVAENVTGNIHTHFLNFKVDLDVLGVKNVFQTKDMEFVNVSVPWMPERYAMVPQLVEKQLKTEQEAALRYDTKTPRYLHIASNQTNRWGHQRSYRLQVTSFAGDHLPESEPEERAMSWARYKVAITKHKDSEQASGSLYNQNNIWAPAVDFSKYIEDNESIENEDLVAWVTTGFLHIPHSEDIPNTVTVGNAGGVLLRPHNYFDEEPSIHSPDAVYISLGTEQSCDNNRVACLARETCSPVFEPFTYNGFEGVTSGET; this is encoded by the exons ATGGACTCCAAAAGGATTTACACAGTCCTCCAATATCTTCTGGTTGTCATAGCAGTTGCTTCACTGATAGGGAATTGTGTCTTGATATGGCTCAACACCGAACGTACACCGAAGTGCCCTTCACAATCTGTGAACCCAATCCCACCTGCAAGGCACAATGAACGCAGTGATGTCTTTGCTGACTTTTCAATGGAGGAATTCCTTAAGGTGCGTGACTATGTATCCAAGATCCCAGGAATGAACATATCAATTGACCCATTTTCACCTCCTTCGACTGATTACCTCTATCTGATCGACCTGTCCCTGCCAAAGAAAGGGGACATTTTGCACTATCTGGATGCCAATGGACCCAAACCAGTGAGAGAGGCAACAGCAGTGGTTTTTCATGGTACCACGGGCAACATAAAGGAATATGTGGTGGGTCCTCTCCCCAACCCAATGTACCATCGAGACGTCACCTTCGAGAGGTATAAAACGGAGATCCCTTTGACTGCAAGTCCCTTGCGCTTATGGGACTATATTGCCTTAGATTTGTTTATCCGCTCTGCCCTTATACCGGTCAGACGACTATTGAATGAGAGTTTTGGTCCTCATGTAACTTCAGACCCAACTTTCTATAATGGCTTGCCCAGCGGGGTCAAATcaggggagagacagacgtGGATTTCAATCTGTCGAAAAGTGGAAGGTTCCTATATCCACCAAGTGGGCTTTGAGATGCTAATCGACCACCGAAGCACTGCGGTTTTGAGGTGGCGTGTTATTAAAGTGGTTTATAACGGTCAGTACTTTAACAGCATACAGGACCTAAAAAAGCAATATGAGGCAGGAACTGTGTCGAAAATCATCTTCAAACCTGTGCAGAATCACGCATCACTAAAACCCAAGGAGAAACCCACAGGCATGGGACCCCAGCAGTTTTACACACAAGGCAAGCGCTACAGTGTGAAGAATAACCACGTCATCTACCTTGACTGGAGCTTTGCCTTTGGTCTGAGCCCACTTGCAGGGATGAGAGTTTTTGATGTTCGTTTCAGAGGGGAAAGGATCATCTATGAGCTCAGTGTTCAAGAAGCCATGTCGGTTTATGGCTCTGCCACTCCAAATTTGATGCTCACCAAATTCCTTGATGCTAGCATAGGTATCGGGCGATTTGCCTATGAGCTGGTCCGAGGGGTTGATTGCCCATATTTGGCTACCTACATTGATACTTTTCACTTTCTGGACACTGGAATTCCACGTCTGCTTAGAAACTCAATTTGCGTCTTTGAGCATGACATGGGACGTCCTCTAAGGAGACACTTTTCAGAATCAAACTTCCTAACCTATGGTGGAGTAGCAAACAGTGCCCTTGTGTTCAGGACCATCACATCCATAGGAAATTATGATTATACGTGGGATTTCATCTTCTACCAGAGCGGTTCAGTGGAGGCAAAGGTTTACGCCACTGGGTACATTGTCTCCTCATTCACTGTGAATGGCAGTTTTCTATATGGGcaccaagtggcagaaaatGTCACTGGGAATATCCATACGCATTTTCTCAACTTCAAAGTGGACCTTGATGTTTTGG GAGTCAAGAATGTATTCCAGACCAAAGACATGGAGTTTGTCAATGTGTCTGTGCCCTGGATGCCTGAACGTTACGCCATGGTGCCTCAGTTGGTGGAGAAACAGCTCAAAACAGAACAG GAGGCAGCTCTGCGTTACGACACAAAGACTCCTCGCTACCTGCACATCGCCAGCAACCAGACAAACCGTTGGGGTCACCAGCGCTCCTACCGGCTCCAAGTGACTAGCTTTGCTGGGGATCACCTGCCAGAGAGTGAACCCGAGGAGAGGGCCATGTCTTGGGCCAG GTATAAGGTGGCCATCACTAAGCATAAGGACTCGGAGCAGGCTAGCGGCAGTCTGTACAATCAAAACAACATCTGGGCTCCTGCGGTAGACTTCAGCAAGTACATTGAAGACAACGAAAGCATTGAGAATGAG GACTTGGTTGCCTGGGTGACCACTGGATTCCTCCACATTCCCCACTCCGAGGATATCCCCAACACGGTAACCGTGGGCAATGCAGGCGGAGTCTTGCTTCGACCCCACAACTACTTTGACGAAGAACCATCCATCCACTCTCCTGATGCGGTGTACATCAGCTTGGGTACCGAACAGAGCTGCGACAACAACAGGGTGGCCTGCCTTGCTCGAGAGACCTGCAGCCCCGTGTTCGAACCTTTCACCTACAATGGGTTTGAAGGAGTCACAAGCGGGGAGACATGA